In the Camarhynchus parvulus chromosome 25, STF_HiC, whole genome shotgun sequence genome, CGTCTTCTCCCTGAacctgctgggctgctgtcGGGTAGGAACACGGCGAGTTGTTCTTGCTTTGGGTAATATGTTGTTCCTCTGACATTCCCCTGgaggactccagaccctggcagggggctcagagtTAAAAACACCTTTGGCACAGAGTTAAAAACACCTTTGCCTTccattttaacccatggaaacaattacaaaactttgtgtgaggagttacaagccacaagggtttcggtagaatgatagtgaatttatcactgggtgaaaaagtagaattttggggttttcagaatgggggttcaggaggcaggatggaggaatctgggtgtgtcctgtctttctccttcttcttcttcttggcctctatcttctgctgtgatggtggcacttttggattggtgTAGGAtagactgtctaacataggtgataggtattggaaaataataaataaagtacacatagtttttagtataaaaagataacactgccccaagggcagtcagtgtgccacaaactgacctgctggacagacctcagcaggtcagagaaagaatggaatagataagagaaaataaacgaccttgaaaagcagaaccaagGAATCCCCACTTCCTCGAGcacggggctgggaaaaaagacttttaatacctcaggagccatttcagcaacaaaCCTGACAATGTGTAGCTCTCATAACCTGGGGTGATGGGGGGGCTGCCAGAGAGGAATGGGCCTTGGCAAGGAGATTTTGTGTTCAGCCCCTGGGtacctgctgctccagcacagctgtgctttcCTGTGAGACTTCAGGATTTAGAAACAAGGATGTGGGAAAGTTTGGGACCAGTGCATCCATGTGAggtgcagcttttccttccaggGCCGCAGCTGGGACCCGGCTCAGCTCACCAGGACAACCCAGGggctcactgctctgctcctgtccctgaaGAAGTGCCCCATGATCCGCTACCAGCTCTCCTCAGAGCCAGCAAAGCGCTTGGCCGAGTGTGTGAAGGTGAGAGCAACCCACAGCTTGTCCCTTTAGGATGAATTCAGTCTTGCTTAGTTTTTTACATGAGGAGGGAAACACCTGTTTGTCGCTGTCATGTTTTCTGGAAAAGtctcttctcctgggaagctgagaagcctcagagaaaaaggaaaacaatattatctcatttgccTCTCTTGTGTTTTGGAATGTGgtatggagattgtttatccaacaggtggctgtttggttggtttcatgtgaattgttttaacttcatgaccaatcacagtcaggttgtgtcaggactctggaagaggtcacaagttttcattatcatttttTGTAGCCTtttgtctgtatcctttctctattctttagtatagtttacTACAGCATTctataatacaatatataatataatatatttagtatattatatattatctattatataatataaaatatataatacaatgtaatatatataatgtaatatataatataagccttctaagaacatggagtcagatgcctCATTCCTCACCTCatctggggaccccaaaaatcccacaccTGTTTTCAGTCAACTCCTGTGAATTCCATCAGTTACTCCAGCACTGGTCatgtcccactctgctccctgTACATTCCTGGGAGCAGTATCCCAGTTTCCTGGAGccttcagctccttccctggcagtgcAGACCAAGCAGCAGAATTGGGCTTTCACCCTCCCATCCCTCTGTGCCTAAATCCACTCTAAGATGGAGCCTTTTCCTGGTGTTCAAgtgggatttttcccaatttttttcccccatttctccacAGCAAGTGATCACGAAGGAGTACGAGCTGTTTGATTTCCGGCGCACCGAGGTCCCTCCCCTGCTCGTCATCCTGGACCGCTCGGACGATGCCATCACCCCCCTGCTGAACCAGGTGAGTCAcacccaggtgtgccaggctggggagccctgcagcagctgcacttcAACCCCTGGCAGGTCATGGTTGGATGTAGTAGAGGAAAGTGTTGCTTCCCACCTCCAATCGCTGCAAAATCCCTCTTTTATCCCCTGGCTAGGTTTTCCAGACCTGAGTGGGGGTTGTTTGTGCTGACTTCAGTGGCAGATGGACCCAGCACACTGGGAAATGGGGCCACCAGCACTTCCATGTGGTTTCTGGAGCCCCAGTGCTTGGCAGGGCCTTTCCCAAGGGTTGTTTGTGGGGCTGTTGAgtgaccctgccctgctgagtcTCCCTCTGTTATTGATGGCTGCTGGATTTGCTGGGAGCTGTTGGATTTATTTGTtccatgctgtgctgcagattGTGGCAGGATCTGTTGGTCTCCCTTCATTTCCGTGGggttcccagcagctctgggatcagctGTAACGCCagttctgcaggagctggaggtgacaTCTGTGTCACAGAGGGGTGTggctgtcacagcccagcccacaCCTGGTTTGTGGTGTTTAGGATTGTGCTCAGCATCAGGCATTATCTGCTGTTTCAGGATTTCCTATCCCAAAGAGATTCCCGGGGATGTAAATGGAGTGttggccagggcagggctctgatCAGCTGTCTCTGTTCTCTCTGGGTTATTTTTAGACTTCTCAGGATAAAAATAGAAACTCCTGATGTGCAGAAATGCTCCTGCCAGTGGAGCATGTAGGGAATTCTGCAGTGGAACTGTGGGacctctccctgcctgggcagaaAGTTGGGGGTTTGGTGGCCAACAGAGGTGATGGAACAGGAATGTTAATCCCCATCCCTCTTCAGTCTCTTTTGAAGgttcctgcaggaattcctgatctggtgggaggtgtccctgccgtgggtttagtgtcccttccaacccaaaccatcccatgattctGGAATGGCCCTGGAGGGGGGCAGTGTCTCCCCATCTGATTATTTACCAGTAATGTTTATTTTGATCAGaatgccctggctgctctgagggACGCACTCCCAAACTCTGCTGCGTGTCCTGGGgtagcaggagcagctctggctggctTCAGCTGAACTCCATTGatttcccagtgctgtgtctCACCAAGGTCATCCCTTTGCCTCCCTTTCCCCTGGCAGTGGACGTACCAGGCCATGGTCCACGAGCTGCTGGGCATCAACAACAACCGCATCGACCTGTCCCGCGTGCCGGGGATCAGCAAGGACCTGCGCGAGGTCGTCCTGTCAGCTGAGAACGATGAGTTCTATGCCAATGTAGGTGTCCAGGGGGGCTTCACCAGCACTCACATCTGGGGGTTTGCCACAGGAAAGGAGCCTCCCCAtgattttggaggattttggcaCCCTTCAGGGTGAGGATGTGCCGTTTGTGACTGTCAGCAGTGTCATCTGATGCGAGATAACGTCCTAGAAAATGTGTTTGTCATTTGGTTTCAAAGCCTGCTGCATTTTGGGGGATGGAGTCACCTTCTCCGAGCTGCTCAAGGCTCTTCCTTGGTCAAATGAGTTTCCCTGTGCTTCCCATCTTGTTCCACACAGAACATGTACCTGAACTTCGCTGAGATTGGCACCAACATCAAGAACCTGATGGAGGATTTCCAGAGGAGGAagccaaaggagcagcagaagctggagTCCATAGCAGATATGAAGGTACAGACAAAGTccatcccagctgtgtcccatcCTTTAATGTTAGGAGTAAATAAAAAGCACATCCCTCCCAGAAATCTCCTGTGGGCTCCTGGGATCAAGGTCTGATCCTCTGCACACCTGCAGAGAATTGCTGTGAATTTGTACAATTTATGGCTGGCTGCACCCatcttctgccttctcctgcttttccctggaagCACCcactgcctcagtttcccctcacAGGCCTTTGTGGAGAACTACCCTCAGTTCAAGAAGATGTCAGGCACAGTGTCCAAGCACGTGACAGTGGTGGGGGAGCTGTCCCGGCTCGTGGCCGAGCGGAACCTGCTGGAGGTGTCCGaggtggagcaggagctggcctgCCAGAGTGACCACTCCAGTGCCCTCCAGGTACCCATCCTGCCTCTGGATCAGGGGGATTTCATCCCAtctctgcctggggaggggggatttGATGCTGGGAGGCAGTGGGAGCTCCCTGTGGGGAGGGACACTGCGTGTGGAATTGCTGCTCAGATGGGAATGAGTCATGGTTAATAACTGGCTTGAGAAGCATCTTTGCAAATCCTGTCCTTGCATCCCACAATCCAACATCCTTTCTTTATATTCAGCCAGTTGGTTTCTGGCAGGCACCAGGATAAAACAACCTCAgatgctctgcaggagctgatgtGTTTGCTGGGCAGGAGAAGAGCTGGAATCCATGGAATTGCCtttacctattttttttaagaaaagccaCTAGAAAGACCCCTAAATCCAAGATTTCTTTTGGCAGAGAggcctggaaaagctggagggAGGCTCTGTGACAGCTGAGTGTGGCCCCttgtgctgtgagcagagcagggtctgGCAGAGTCAGTGGTGATGGATTTGGGCTGGTGTtcaacagcagctcagagcagggttgGAGAGTCTCAATTCTCACTTCTGAGAAATGATTCCTTGATTTCCAGTAGTGGAGGGGGATTCCCAACATGTAACAGACCCTTGCATGGCactggggaagcagagggactgggaaatgaggaaaagcGTCTCCAGCAGCTTTGAGATCAGTTTTTTGCCCTCCTCTGTGGCTCTGAACTGCAGAGGTGGGGGCTGAGGGGGTAACGCTGGCCCGTCCCCAGAGATGGAATGTGCTCCcatccctctggagcagggagggtaGGGATGGGATTCCATAGCTGGTGTCTGGCAGGATTTACATGGCTGAGTATGGAACTGGGAATGCAGCCAGGAATGTGTTTGCTGGAAGCAGCCTCTGAGGTCCTCATGCTGTATCACTGTCTCCAGCTCAGGTTGTTGTGGTTTAAAAGTCAAATATTCCCAgtctgctccctccctgtgctgtgagctgtgaTTTTTGATGGAATatacacagcacagagctggtgcCAGGTGAATCCTGGTGTTTCTGGGGTCACCTTGCTCCTGCTCTACACAAACACCATTTCTGCAGTTTTagagcagaaatgctgcctcagtttccttccAGCCGTGTGCCTGAAGAGCCACTGGGAGATTTGCAGCAGCTTGGAAGTAAATGGAAACCCCTGTGGGTGGGATCTttgtccctgcagccaccctgggctctccctgctgcagctcccaatGGCAGCAAGAAGGGCAAGGCCACGGcacaagaagcagcagccagagcctggaATAAGGGTGGAATTGTTCTCCCCTGATGTCATTTCAGGGATTGTTGGATCTCTGGTGGCCTTAGCCCCTCCCCAGTCTGGGACATTTGGGTtcttcctgccctgggctctcatTAACCCTGACCCAGAGCATGAATGGAGGGTTggaatcccagctcctcccatgGACAATGGgttttctgttctctgcttcctgctgctcctggcactgccagcacaggaacctccctggggctctggcTCTCCCTTCACAGGTGAATTCCTGACCTTGAATGGTGAAATTCCTCTTGATCCTCCTCACAGCCAGGATTTTATGCTGTTTTTAGTCAGAATCAGTTAAATAGATGCCAACAAACATCTGGGCCAGGGTGGTGAATCCAGCAGCAGATCAGGAGTGATAACAGAtccctgttttttcctgtaGCTGAGATCTCTCTTTCCATGCTTTaactccttccctccttttcttccaaatgtGCAGTTTATTCCTCCACATCTCACATCCAAAGGTTTGCTGAGACTTTGATGCCTCTGCCTTGCACCTTCCAAAAAGGAAATGGAGTTGGAGGGATTGCCTGGGGTATTTTTTTGCAGCCAGTATAGTGGTGGAACCTTTGGGGTGGAGCTGGAAACACCCAGGTAGAGCTTGGAGGTGTCTCTAAGTCCCTGTGCACAActtccccctcctgcagcaccacaaGGGGCTCAGGACCCATCAGAGGTGGGTTGTGAATTCCCAGTTCCACGGAAAGACCCAAAACCAACTTGTACTCCAGTAAATCCTCCTGTGAAACACCTGAGGAGCCAGGCTGTGGGGTTTGTACCACAACTGCATCCTCCTGCATTGCCCGTGGCAGTTGCTGGGCAGTGAAACCGGCCTGAGAAGTGATAAGTGACCGATAAATGACTGATAAGGCAGTGACGGCGCTGAAGGTGTCTGTCACCCCGtcccccaggctgagcagtgccGTGTGTCCCGCAGAGTGTGCGGcggctgctgcagagcccgCGGCTGTCGGAGCTGGACGCGGCGCGGTTGGTGATGCTCTACGCGCTGCGCTTCGAGCGCCACGCCAGCAGCGGCCTGCCGgcactgctggaggagctgcgcGGCCGCGGCGGCAGCGACAGGTACCGCAAGGTAACCCCGGGGCGGGGCAGGACGGGACAAATAACCCCGGGGCGGGCAGGTACCGCAGGGTAACCCCGGGGCGGGGCAGGTACCGCAAGGTAACcccgggctggggcaggacaggggcagGTACCGCAGGGTAACCCCGGGGCGGGCAGGTACCGCAAGGTAACCCCGGGCCGGGGCAGGACGGGACAAATAACCCCGGGGTGGGGAAGGTACTGCAAGGTAACCCCGGGGCGGGGCAGGTACCGCAAGGTAACCCCGGGTGGGGCAGGACGGACATAACCCCGGGGCGGGGCAGGTACCGCAAGGTAACCCCGGGGCGGGGCAGGTACCGCAAGGTAACCCCGGGGCGGGGCAGGACGGGACAAATAACCCCGGGGTGGGGAAGGTACTGCAAGGTAACCCCGGGCGGGCAGGTACCGCAAGGTAACCCCGGGGTGGGGCAGGATGGGACAAATAACCCCGGGTGGGGAAGGTACCGCAAGGTAACCCCGGGCGGGGCAGGTACGGACAAGTAACCCCGGGGGGCAGGGCGGGGACAATACCCCGGGGTGGGAGGTACGCAAAGGTAACCCCGGGCGGGCAGGACGGGACAAATAACCCCGGGGTGGGGAAGGTACTGCAAGGTAACCCCGGGGCGGGGCAGGTACCGCAAGGTAACCCCGGGGTGGGGCAGGATGGGACAAATAACCCCGGGGTGGGGAAGGTACCGCAAGGTAACCCCGGGGCGGG is a window encoding:
- the VPS45 gene encoding vacuolar protein sorting-associated protein 45, yielding MNAVLAVRQYVSKMIEDSGPGMKVLLMDRETTGAVSVVYTQSEILQREVYLFERLDSPNREPMKHLKAICFLRPTKENVELLVQELRRPKYSVYFIYFSNVISKSDVKALAEADEQEVVAEVQEFYGDYIAVNPHVFSLNLLGCCRGRSWDPAQLTRTTQGLTALLLSLKKCPMIRYQLSSEPAKRLAECVKQVITKEYELFDFRRTEVPPLLVILDRSDDAITPLLNQWTYQAMVHELLGINNNRIDLSRVPGISKDLREVVLSAENDEFYANNMYLNFAEIGTNIKNLMEDFQRRKPKEQQKLESIADMKAFVENYPQFKKMSGTVSKHVTVVGELSRLVAERNLLEVSEVEQELACQSDHSSALQSVRRLLQSPRLSELDAARLVMLYALRFERHASSGLPALLEELRGRGGSDRYRKLVSAVVEYGGKRVRGSDLFSPKDAVAITKQFLKGLKGIENVYTQHQPLLQETLDQLIKGKLKDSQYPYLGPNTLRDRPQDIIVFLIGGATYEEALAVFNLNRSNPGVRIVLGGTTIHNTRSFLEEVTAAGFRGRSTESSQVPPRSSRR